Proteins encoded within one genomic window of Thermogemmata fonticola:
- a CDS encoding radical SAM protein: MGDRKIPRLAMAEIPPAVEHRVRLLRQLQPGELLIHEIYRSIQGESTFAGLPCVFVRLAVCDLRCTWCDTPHAFTQGQPLRREQVVRQVLDYHCPLVEITGGEPLLQQEVYPLMRELADAGCTVLLETSGAHDVSAVDSRVHIIMDLKCPDSGECERNYWPNLEVLKPTDQIKFVVASRRDWEWAEQTIREHGLEERFQCLVSPAFGRVTPLEVVTWLLESGLQQVRFQLQLHKYVWEPTTRGV, translated from the coding sequence ATGGGGGACCGCAAGATTCCAAGATTGGCAATGGCAGAGATTCCGCCGGCGGTAGAACACCGGGTGCGCCTTTTGCGACAGTTGCAGCCCGGCGAATTGCTCATTCACGAGATCTACCGGAGTATCCAAGGGGAATCTACGTTTGCTGGTCTGCCTTGTGTGTTTGTCCGGTTGGCGGTGTGCGACCTTCGTTGCACCTGGTGTGATACACCCCATGCTTTTACCCAAGGGCAACCGCTGCGACGTGAACAGGTGGTGCGTCAGGTTCTCGACTATCACTGTCCTCTGGTCGAAATTACAGGTGGGGAACCCCTACTGCAACAGGAGGTGTACCCGCTCATGCGGGAACTGGCCGATGCGGGATGCACGGTGCTCCTGGAAACCAGCGGCGCTCACGATGTCTCCGCAGTGGATTCCCGAGTCCATATCATCATGGACTTGAAATGTCCAGACAGCGGCGAATGTGAACGGAATTACTGGCCTAACCTAGAGGTCCTCAAACCTACCGATCAGATCAAATTTGTCGTGGCCAGTCGCAGAGACTGGGAATGGGCGGAACAGACCATTCGGGAACATGGCCTCGAGGAGCGTTTCCAGTGTTTGGTCAGTCCTGCCTTTGGCCGGGTCACACCGCTAGAAGTGGTCACATGGCTCCTGGAGTCAGGCTTGCAGCAGGTTCGATTTCAGTTGCAGTTGCACAAGTACGTGTGGGAACCGACAACACGGGGCGTTTGA